In one window of Cytophagaceae bacterium ABcell3 DNA:
- a CDS encoding NAD-dependent succinate-semialdehyde dehydrogenase, with amino-acid sequence MALVSINPSNQEVIDKYPVFSKAAVDLALVQAGKAFLEWRDTGFNFRRTCFMKCSEYLLDNKSKFASLITKEMGKPITQSVSEIEKCAWVCEYYAVMAQDFLKDEHIESDATESFVSYEPLGTIFAIMPWNFPFWQVFRFAAPALMAGNTAVLKHASNVPQCALAIEEVFKNSGFHDNVFQSLLINNDIVEDVIADPAIKAVTITGSEAAGSIVASTSGKHIKKTVLELGGSDPFIVLPDAEIDRAAQVAADSRLLNSGQSCIAAKRFIVVSSVFDEFLDSLKKYASEYVPANPLSPDAKLGPLAREDLVQSLLRQVDKSLEQGAVLTWGGGRPDLDGSFVNPAILTNVQPGMPAWEEELFGPVFSLIKVESEEEAIRVANDNRYGLGASLWTSDMPKAIELAKGIESGAVFINGLVKSDPRLPFGGIKKSGYGRELSTLGIKEFVNAKTVWIK; translated from the coding sequence ATGGCTCTGGTCTCAATAAATCCATCAAATCAGGAAGTTATCGACAAATATCCAGTGTTTTCTAAAGCAGCTGTAGATTTGGCCCTTGTTCAGGCAGGAAAGGCTTTTTTAGAGTGGCGTGACACTGGTTTTAATTTTAGAAGAACATGTTTTATGAAATGTTCTGAATACTTGCTCGATAATAAAAGCAAGTTTGCAAGCCTGATTACAAAAGAAATGGGCAAACCAATTACACAGTCGGTTAGTGAAATTGAAAAATGTGCTTGGGTTTGCGAATATTATGCTGTAATGGCGCAGGATTTTCTTAAAGATGAACATATTGAAAGCGATGCGACCGAGTCTTTTGTTTCTTATGAGCCATTAGGGACGATTTTTGCCATAATGCCTTGGAACTTTCCATTTTGGCAAGTCTTTCGTTTTGCTGCACCAGCTCTGATGGCGGGAAATACAGCTGTATTGAAACATGCCTCTAACGTTCCTCAATGTGCGTTGGCCATAGAAGAGGTTTTTAAAAATAGCGGTTTCCATGACAATGTTTTTCAAAGCTTATTGATTAATAATGATATCGTTGAAGATGTTATTGCTGACCCGGCAATCAAAGCTGTTACTATTACAGGGAGTGAAGCAGCTGGTTCAATAGTTGCCTCTACCTCAGGAAAACATATAAAGAAAACAGTATTGGAACTCGGAGGCAGCGACCCTTTTATTGTCTTGCCAGATGCAGAAATAGATCGGGCAGCGCAAGTTGCGGCTGATTCCAGATTGTTGAATTCTGGACAAAGTTGCATAGCAGCTAAAAGGTTTATTGTTGTTTCTTCTGTTTTTGATGAGTTTTTAGATTCACTAAAAAAATATGCCTCGGAATATGTACCGGCAAACCCTTTGTCTCCTGATGCGAAACTTGGTCCCTTGGCTAGGGAAGATTTAGTGCAGTCACTTCTTAGGCAAGTTGATAAAAGTTTAGAACAAGGTGCAGTACTAACATGGGGTGGGGGAAGACCTGACCTAGACGGGAGTTTTGTTAACCCTGCTATTTTAACCAATGTACAGCCTGGCATGCCGGCTTGGGAGGAAGAATTGTTTGGCCCAGTTTTTTCTTTGATCAAAGTAGAAAGCGAAGAAGAAGCTATCAGGGTGGCCAATGATAACAGATATGGCTTAGGGGCTTCCTTGTGGACTTCTGATATGCCTAAAGCTATTGAGTTGGCTAAAGGTATAGAGTCAGGTGCTG
- a CDS encoding glycoside hydrolase family 3 N-terminal domain-containing protein, which produces MMKISLLNKVSACVLAVSCAFMVSCSEPENSAQVKKASANAVKYPLTDAETDKRVQELISKMSVEEKVGQMTQVNLNVLLKGGYANQDGTIDDELLKKAVSEYKVGSILNAINHAYDLDTWHTIIKAIQDEATNNTPNNIPVLYGIDAIHGVTFTLESTLFPQNIGIGAARNKELSRLAGEITAKETRASGIRWNFAPVLDVGRQPLWPRFGETYGEDVNLVKELGVASIKGMEGDGELNRVDRVASCMKHYIGYSDPRSGKDRTPAFIPERQLREFFLPPFIEAVKSGSHTIMINSGDVNGIPVHGNHYLLTTILRDELGFEGVAVSDWEDIIRLHTKHRVARTPKEAVKMGVMAGVDMSMVPHDFSFHELLVELVNEGEVPMSRIDEAVSRILALKFKVGLFDNAYPEPDAIEQFGKGEYKTAALDAARESITLLKNADNTLPLAKGKKVLVTGPAANSHSSLNGAWSYTWQGTDEKWYPEGNRTVVEAIQDKVGEENVVFTKGTRFERRDFDIKETAEKAKDVDYVVVCIGEDAYAESPGVIDNLDLPEVQQRLVKAMYATGKPVILVLVEGRPRIIREIEEDAKGIVLAYIPGSQGGPAIADVLFGDYNPNGKLPYSYPRFSGDLLTYDHTQSDRVTELAPGKMGEGGYKPQWPFGFGLSYTTFEYSNIKTSSAKLSDDNSIKVSVDVTNTGKLAGKEAVELYSRTLYASVVPRYRRLRDFSKVDLEPGETKTVSFEIGADDLKFVGTDSKTFVIEPGDIELHIGNQSATISYGK; this is translated from the coding sequence ATGATGAAAATCAGCTTACTAAACAAAGTTTCAGCTTGTGTATTGGCTGTTTCTTGTGCTTTTATGGTCAGTTGTTCTGAACCAGAAAATAGTGCGCAAGTAAAGAAAGCTTCTGCTAATGCTGTTAAATATCCGCTTACAGACGCTGAAACTGATAAGCGCGTACAGGAATTAATTTCCAAAATGAGCGTTGAGGAAAAAGTTGGGCAAATGACCCAAGTTAACCTTAATGTTCTTTTAAAAGGAGGATACGCCAACCAAGATGGTACTATAGATGACGAGTTGCTTAAGAAGGCCGTTTCTGAGTATAAAGTTGGTTCTATTCTAAACGCGATCAACCATGCTTATGATCTTGACACATGGCATACTATCATTAAAGCCATTCAGGACGAAGCAACTAACAATACTCCTAATAATATCCCTGTTCTTTACGGAATTGATGCTATTCACGGTGTTACATTTACGCTAGAATCTACTCTATTCCCTCAAAACATTGGTATTGGTGCGGCTCGTAACAAAGAGCTTTCTAGACTTGCTGGAGAAATCACTGCCAAAGAAACTAGGGCTTCTGGTATCAGATGGAACTTTGCTCCTGTACTAGATGTAGGAAGACAACCGCTTTGGCCTAGATTTGGAGAAACTTATGGTGAAGATGTTAACCTTGTTAAGGAACTTGGTGTAGCTTCTATCAAAGGTATGGAAGGTGACGGTGAGCTTAACAGAGTTGATAGAGTGGCTTCTTGTATGAAGCACTATATCGGTTACTCTGATCCTAGAAGTGGTAAGGACAGAACGCCTGCTTTCATACCAGAAAGACAACTAAGAGAGTTTTTCCTTCCTCCTTTTATTGAGGCTGTTAAGTCAGGTTCTCATACAATTATGATTAATTCTGGTGATGTTAATGGTATTCCTGTACATGGTAACCATTACCTTCTGACTACTATCTTAAGAGATGAGCTTGGTTTCGAAGGTGTGGCTGTTTCTGACTGGGAAGATATTATCAGACTTCATACAAAACATAGAGTGGCGCGTACTCCTAAGGAAGCTGTAAAAATGGGTGTTATGGCTGGTGTAGATATGAGTATGGTTCCTCATGACTTTTCTTTCCATGAACTGCTTGTAGAGTTAGTAAATGAAGGAGAAGTTCCTATGTCTAGAATTGACGAGGCGGTTTCTAGAATTCTAGCTCTTAAATTTAAGGTAGGTTTGTTTGATAATGCTTATCCTGAACCAGACGCTATCGAGCAGTTTGGAAAAGGAGAATATAAAACTGCTGCTTTAGATGCTGCAAGAGAGTCTATAACTCTTCTTAAAAATGCAGACAATACACTTCCTTTAGCGAAAGGTAAAAAAGTTCTTGTAACTGGCCCTGCCGCAAACTCTCACTCTTCTCTAAATGGTGCTTGGTCTTATACTTGGCAAGGTACTGACGAAAAATGGTACCCTGAAGGAAACAGAACTGTTGTTGAGGCTATCCAAGATAAAGTTGGTGAGGAAAATGTTGTCTTCACTAAAGGTACAAGGTTTGAAAGAAGAGACTTTGATATCAAAGAAACTGCAGAAAAAGCAAAAGATGTTGACTATGTTGTAGTTTGTATCGGTGAAGATGCTTATGCAGAATCTCCTGGAGTAATTGATAACTTAGACCTTCCTGAAGTACAGCAGAGACTTGTAAAGGCTATGTATGCTACTGGTAAACCAGTTATCCTTGTTCTTGTAGAAGGTAGACCTAGAATTATCCGTGAAATCGAAGAAGATGCTAAAGGTATTGTTTTAGCTTACATACCTGGAAGCCAAGGTGGCCCAGCTATCGCTGACGTTCTTTTCGGAGATTATAACCCTAACGGTAAGCTACCTTATTCTTACCCTAGGTTCTCTGGTGACTTGTTAACTTACGATCATACTCAAAGTGACAGAGTTACTGAGCTTGCTCCAGGTAAAATGGGCGAAGGAGGATATAAGCCACAGTGGCCTTTTGGTTTTGGTCTGAGTTATACTACTTTCGAGTATAGTAATATCAAAACTAGCTCTGCTAAACTTTCTGATGACAACTCAATTAAAGTTAGCGTAGACGTTACTAACACAGGTAAACTTGCAGGTAAAGAAGCTGTAGAACTGTACAGCAGAACTTTATATGCTTCAGTAGTTCCACGTTACAGAAGACTAAGAGACTTTTCTAAAGTTGACTTAGAGCCTGGTGAAACTAAGACTGTAAGCTTTGAGATCGGTGCTGATGACTTGAAGTTTGTTGGTACTGATAGCAAAACCTTTGTTATTGAACCTGGTGATATTGAATTGCACATTGGTAACCAATCTGCAACCATTTCATATGGTAAATAA
- a CDS encoding P-II family nitrogen regulator yields MKKIEAIIRTSHFNNVKEALHTIGIDFFTFEDVKGVGNQKSEKTVYRGHEYDLGSIARTKITIVAPEDKADEIINSIMSSARTGEIGDGKIFVSTITEAYRIRSGEKDISAL; encoded by the coding sequence ATGAAAAAAATTGAAGCAATAATCAGGACTTCGCATTTCAACAATGTAAAAGAAGCCTTGCACACCATCGGGATCGACTTTTTCACTTTTGAGGATGTAAAAGGTGTGGGAAATCAAAAAAGTGAAAAGACGGTTTACAGAGGCCATGAATATGACTTGGGCTCAATTGCGAGAACAAAAATCACTATCGTAGCACCAGAAGATAAAGCGGACGAAATTATCAACTCTATAATGTCAAGTGCAAGAACAGGCGAAATAGGAGACGGTAAAATATTTGTTTCGACCATTACAGAAGCTTACCGGATAAGGTCTGGCGAGAAGGACATTTCAGCCCTTTAA
- a CDS encoding ammonium transporter, producing the protein MEPTTVSNELFTVNNLWLMIATALVFIMHLGFATVESGLSRAKNTVNILFKNSIIPGLGLLTYAMWGFSIMYPGEAFEGSFFGWAGWGVSSPEGAAGLIAYEDGQYTYWTDFLFQAMFAATAATIVSGAVAERIKLESFLLFSLILVGLMYPIVGMWKWGGGFLETLETPFIDFAGSTIVHSVGGWAALAGAIVLGPRIGKYLNGKVRPLPGHSMPLATMGVFFLWLGWFGFNGGSVLSADPGEVSLVLVTTSLAAAAGAFGAMITSFIITKTHDLTMVLNGILGGLVGITAGADLMTPLDAAIIGLVCGMIVVFSVLFFDKIKVDDPVGAISVHLVCGMFGTLAVGIFGSEAGGAQLISQLIGIAATGIFIFPVSLGLLFLIDKTLGLRVSSKEEIEGLDLGEHGMRAYNIDYEKA; encoded by the coding sequence ATGGAACCAACAACAGTATCAAATGAACTATTTACCGTAAACAACCTGTGGCTTATGATCGCTACAGCCCTTGTATTTATCATGCACTTGGGCTTTGCCACAGTTGAATCAGGATTATCCAGGGCAAAAAATACTGTCAACATTCTTTTCAAAAACTCGATAATTCCAGGCTTAGGCCTACTTACCTATGCCATGTGGGGTTTTAGCATTATGTATCCAGGCGAGGCTTTTGAAGGGTCATTTTTTGGCTGGGCTGGCTGGGGCGTAAGCTCACCAGAAGGAGCTGCTGGACTTATCGCATATGAAGACGGCCAATATACTTATTGGACAGATTTCTTATTTCAGGCTATGTTTGCCGCTACTGCAGCCACTATCGTTTCAGGTGCTGTAGCAGAAAGGATAAAACTTGAAAGCTTTTTACTTTTTTCTTTGATTCTTGTAGGCTTAATGTACCCAATTGTAGGCATGTGGAAATGGGGCGGAGGTTTCCTTGAAACGCTTGAAACGCCATTTATTGACTTCGCTGGATCTACTATTGTCCATTCTGTGGGTGGATGGGCTGCATTAGCTGGAGCTATTGTCTTAGGGCCACGTATCGGCAAATACTTAAACGGAAAAGTTAGACCTCTTCCAGGTCACAGCATGCCTCTTGCCACTATGGGGGTATTTTTCTTATGGTTAGGCTGGTTTGGTTTTAACGGTGGATCTGTCCTATCTGCGGACCCAGGCGAAGTTTCTCTAGTGCTTGTAACCACCAGCCTTGCAGCAGCGGCAGGTGCCTTTGGCGCAATGATTACATCATTCATTATTACAAAAACTCATGACTTAACCATGGTGTTAAACGGTATCTTGGGCGGATTAGTGGGTATAACAGCAGGTGCCGACCTGATGACTCCACTTGATGCAGCTATCATTGGGCTTGTATGCGGAATGATTGTTGTTTTCTCTGTCTTGTTCTTTGACAAAATTAAAGTAGACGATCCTGTAGGAGCTATATCGGTACACCTTGTATGTGGGATGTTCGGAACGTTGGCTGTAGGAATCTTTGGAAGCGAAGCAGGTGGAGCACAGCTCATAAGCCAGCTAATCGGAATTGCAGCAACTGGAATATTTATTTTCCCAGTATCTTTAGGCCTTTTATTCCTAATTGACAAAACTCTAGGACTAAGAGTAAGCAGCAAAGAAGAAATTGAAGGCTTGGATTTAGGAGAACACGGAATGCGTGCCTATAACATTGATTATGAAAAGGCTTAA
- a CDS encoding serine hydrolase domain-containing protein: MKYGIILMLLGCLYLSGCELSKIEGSQDVLESAKVDEDSISGTFDVSVEVVNYPEFSAHQKRIDSYLQRLHKRRLFNGSVLVSKGGEIIFKKSYGYSNFERKEPLLPESSFHLASVSKQFTAVSVLMLRDEGKINLDDDITEYMPELPYEGIKVRHLLNHTSGLINFLNYVPTYLCYWDSCKIATNTEMPYILSDKQPRLQFKPGTRFAYNNTGYVLLAHLVEKVSGMTFQGFVQERIFDVLGMTNSRVVSLANEPIIPNRVYNYQLNRWGYQPFDDDIRNGFVGEKGIYSSVEDLFRWDQALYSEILLKEETLEELMGYTNLDNGRRVLYGFGWRKIKDNPDMVYHYGHWKGARACIIRYYKDNDAIIILNNTGSSTLKGIANKIKKELGQK, encoded by the coding sequence CTGGGTTGTCTTTACTTATCTGGCTGTGAGCTATCGAAGATTGAGGGGAGTCAAGATGTTTTAGAATCTGCAAAAGTAGACGAAGATTCTATAAGTGGTACTTTTGATGTTTCAGTAGAAGTGGTTAATTATCCAGAGTTTTCCGCTCATCAAAAAAGAATAGATAGCTATTTGCAGAGGCTTCACAAGAGACGACTATTTAATGGGAGCGTGCTTGTAAGCAAAGGTGGAGAAATTATTTTTAAAAAATCTTACGGGTATAGCAACTTTGAGAGAAAGGAGCCTTTGCTGCCAGAATCTTCTTTTCACCTAGCCTCTGTATCAAAGCAATTTACGGCGGTTTCGGTTTTGATGCTTAGGGATGAAGGCAAAATCAATCTTGATGATGACATTACTGAGTATATGCCTGAACTTCCATACGAAGGTATTAAGGTAAGACATTTGTTGAACCATACTTCTGGCCTAATTAACTTTTTGAACTATGTGCCTACTTATTTATGCTATTGGGACAGTTGTAAAATAGCTACCAATACTGAAATGCCGTATATTTTAAGTGATAAACAGCCGAGACTTCAGTTTAAGCCAGGTACAAGGTTCGCTTATAATAACACAGGGTATGTGCTGTTGGCACATCTGGTCGAGAAGGTTTCAGGTATGACTTTTCAGGGTTTTGTGCAGGAAAGGATTTTTGATGTATTAGGAATGACTAACTCTAGAGTAGTTAGTTTGGCTAATGAACCTATAATTCCCAACCGTGTCTATAATTACCAATTGAACCGGTGGGGGTATCAACCTTTCGATGATGATATTAGGAACGGATTTGTTGGAGAAAAAGGGATATATTCGTCTGTAGAAGACCTCTTTAGGTGGGATCAAGCCTTGTATAGTGAAATCTTATTGAAAGAAGAAACCCTTGAGGAACTTATGGGGTATACAAACCTGGATAATGGCAGAAGGGTGCTGTATGGTTTTGGTTGGAGAAAAATCAAAGACAATCCTGATATGGTTTATCATTATGGACATTGGAAAGGAGCTCGGGCTTGTATTATTCGTTACTATAAAGACAATGATGCTATTATCATACTAAATAATACAGGGAGTAGCACTCTTAAAGGAATAGCCAATAAAATCAAGAAAGAGTTGGGTCAAAAATAG